The genomic segment CGTGATCATTCGCCATATTCCGATGAAATCTGTCAAGCGAAGCAGCTATTCAGGTCTAACAAAATACATAACGAATGAGCAAGGTAAGCAGGAAAGAGTTGGTGATATCAATATCACTAACTGTAATAGCGAGGATATTGATTGGGCTATAAATGAGATTCAGGCAACGCAGAAATTAAATACACGCGCGACCGGAGATAAAACTTATCATTTGTTTATTTCATTTCCGGCAGGTGAAAGCCCTTCAGCAGATATTCTTAAAGATATTGAAGCCAGGGTTTGTAGTTCAATTGGCTATGGTGAACATCAGCGTGTCAGCGCTGTTCATCACGATACTGATAATCTTCATATCCACATATCTATTAATAAAATCCACCCATCAAAACATACATTACATGAGCCTTATAGAGCCTATTCAACATTTGGTGATATCGCTGGAAAGTTAGAAATAGAACATGGCTTGCAGCAAACTAATCATACTGCAAAGAAAGTTGGAGCAGAAAACCGCGCCCATGATATGGAGCATCACGCAGGGGTTGAAAGCTTGCTCAGTTGGGTTAAGCGTGAATGTTTGGAATCTATACGCAATAGTAAAAGTTGGGGGGAGCTACACCAAGTAATTCAAAATAATGGGCTAGAACTGCGTGAGAGTGGTAATGGCTTGATCATAACTGACCAGCAAGGAATCGCTGTCAAAGCAAGCTCGGTATCCAGAGATATTTCTAAAGGAAAATTAGAGGTAAAACTTGGTAAGTTTGAAAAGCCACAACCACAGAATAAAAGATCACCAAAAAACAACATTGGGCATAGTAAAAGGCCAAGGGTTGGAAAAGTAGGCCAACAGCCACCGCCACGCAGTAGGCATCGGTTTCATCGCTTAGGAAACATTGACTCAATAGATATCGATAATGGGCCACGATATAAGAAAGAGCCTATACGAATGAAAGCGAATACAACGGAGTTGTACGCCAAATATAAAGCTGAACAGAGCAACGTATCTGCTATTAGAACAGCTCAATGGGCTGCTGCGAGAAATAAAAAAAATAGAGCTATAGAAGCCGCTAAACGGACTGGAAGATTAAAAAGGGCCGCAATAAAGCTATTAAATGGAAAGGGGGTAAATAAAAAAGCTCTGTATTCATTAACGAGCAGAACGGTAAAGATAGATGTAGAGAAAGCTAAAGCCGAATATCTAAAAGAACGCAAAGTTATATATGAAAAATGTAGACGACAAGCCTGGGCTGACTGGCTTAAGTCGAATGCAACCGAGGGTAACAAAGAAGCATTGTCTGCGTTGAGATCTCGTGAATCTCGTCAAAAATTAAAGGGTAATACAGTTACTGGCAAACAAGCCGACAAAAATAATTCGACCCCCATCTCAGATATTACCCCAGATAACATTACTAAAACTGGAACCATTATCTATCGTGTTGGTGACTCTGCGATTAGAGATGATGGTGATTCTCTCAAAGTTTCCCGAGGGGCTTCTCAGGATGGTCTGGAAGCCGCTTTACATATGGCCATAAAGCGCTACGGGGAAAATATTTCTGTAAATGGCAGTGATGAATTTAAAGAAAAAATAGTTCAAGCCGCCGTTAAAGCAAAACTGAATATCAAATTTGACGACACAGATTTAGAACTGCGTCGTCAATTTGTTATGTCCCAACAAGCCACTAAGGAGCAAACACATGACAGTAGAACTGACAGCAGAACAACAAATAGAAGCAGCATTAGAACAATTGCAACAAGGGGAACAAGAGGAGCCTCAATTCGAAAAAGAGAATCAGGAGGAAGAAACGCCAGAGATATCAAGCCCTACACTAGAAGCGTTGGAAGAACACCGCCGCCCGAAAAAACCCACAACCTGCGAAACCTGTCCGAACTCGATATGGTTCAGCACACCAACAGAAGTGAAGTGC from the Yersinia massiliensis genome contains:
- the traI gene encoding TraI/MobA(P) family conjugative relaxase, encoding MIIRHIPMKSVKRSSYSGLTKYITNEQGKQERVGDINITNCNSEDIDWAINEIQATQKLNTRATGDKTYHLFISFPAGESPSADILKDIEARVCSSIGYGEHQRVSAVHHDTDNLHIHISINKIHPSKHTLHEPYRAYSTFGDIAGKLEIEHGLQQTNHTAKKVGAENRAHDMEHHAGVESLLSWVKRECLESIRNSKSWGELHQVIQNNGLELRESGNGLIITDQQGIAVKASSVSRDISKGKLEVKLGKFEKPQPQNKRSPKNNIGHSKRPRVGKVGQQPPPRSRHRFHRLGNIDSIDIDNGPRYKKEPIRMKANTTELYAKYKAEQSNVSAIRTAQWAAARNKKNRAIEAAKRTGRLKRAAIKLLNGKGVNKKALYSLTSRTVKIDVEKAKAEYLKERKVIYEKCRRQAWADWLKSNATEGNKEALSALRSRESRQKLKGNTVTGKQADKNNSTPISDITPDNITKTGTIIYRVGDSAIRDDGDSLKVSRGASQDGLEAALHMAIKRYGENISVNGSDEFKEKIVQAAVKAKLNIKFDDTDLELRRQFVMSQQATKEQTHDSRTDSRTTNRSSIRTIATRGTRGASIRKRESGGRNARDIKPYTRSVGRTPPPEKTHNLRNLSELDMVQHTNRSEVLLPSYVSSNVEQQGTKSNDGMRWGVRRARGVIHKRRSIDDKSRDIRPQVARVGKAPPPNSQNKWRHLSQLNNLELDLKAIRPLVARVGTTPPPLSQNRLRSLSELRKVELAQGVKKIQPPVNKSPLADFIPQKVMPTLSPGQVAADKYVNEREAKRGKGFDIMKHYRYNDYKGGASFAGIRQIDSESLALLKCDDHVIVMPVEAATVRRLKRLSIGDEVIVTEKGVIKTKGRSR